Genomic DNA from Triticum dicoccoides isolate Atlit2015 ecotype Zavitan chromosome 4B, WEW_v2.0, whole genome shotgun sequence:
GCACAGTTCGTGTAACGTCATCATTCTTTACCTGCAATATATTACCGTGGGCAAGATGTTAATTAACCGTGAAATATAAGGAAAATATAATCAAAGCAACATTTAAAAGTGATTGAAAATGTAGACCTAATTTTTGTTTAAAAGATCTCTAACAACAGAAAAGTGAAGTTTTAACTTGTCCGTTGTTGGGTAGCCATTTTCGCGTGTCTTCCCTCAAAGCATATCTCAGAACTAGCATAACATACTATTTCATGAACAACATGCTTACACAAAATGCAGTAATAAATGGGTTACAAATAGCTTTACTCTCATACCGCAACAAAACAGGTATACTTCTCTCCAACCTGCCTGCTACATCGTTTCTTTAAAGCATGAAATTCCTGCAGTGAGATGACTGACGATGATACATTTGACATATTGCAAGAAAATGATACACGGCTACAAGTGTCAACTTTTAAATGATCAGCTGGTGGAAAATGTGCACGTGTCGACATCATTACCATCCCACTTGCCTCTAGTAACACAAAAATATGACTAACTGATTACACACGTACCTGTGATGCAAACTTTCTTTTGAAGCTTTCAACATAGCTGCAGTGAGAAAACAACAGTACAATAGATTTTAGTTACAAGGAtattaactactccctctgtaaactaaataactaatataagagcgtttagatcactactttagtattctaaacactcttatattagtttacggagggagtaacaaaAAGTGCACCAGCACTGTAATTTAGATACTAACCGATCGCCTGACTGATCTTCATAATGATCTTCTGCTCTCAACCATGCGGCAATCTATAAAGTCTTGGTAAGAAGAGATGTAAGGCATAGTGGTAATGTAAATGTTATTTCGTTACTTCATAGCACTAACTAAATTGTGAAGGTAAATGATTTGGAATATAAATGTTAGTATTTACAGATCTCATGCTCTGAGCTTATTAGCATGAGAAACAAAAGACAGGTAGCCTATTAATTATTGTCACTAACTCATCATAAACACATGTGCCGACCATGTCAATCAGAAATGGACGACTATAAGTTATTGCCCAGAATCAGCGAATGTATATTTTTTGCAAGTAACAAGAATAATACCCAGTATTCCTCATCCATTATAGCCTCCCGAGCAACATAGCGACCAAAATATCTTGTGTATTTGCAATCACTTTTCTCAATAGGGGGTCGAAGACGATTGAAACGGAGATCAGGTGGTTCTGCTGGATGCAAAGGTGTTGGCGTCGTCACTGTTGTCCTATTGGATAAACTTGATGAAACTCCAGGAATGGATGCTTTTCTGGCAACATTAACACTATGGGCAATCATTTCCTCTTTTCCACCGTTTGTAGAGACCACGGGTTCATCTTTCCTGAAAGAAAAAACTGATTTTGCATGAAAATAATGCACGACATGGGCAAAATGTAAGCGTGATGTGACCTTTCACATATCCATGCTAGTTCTATGCTTACAAAGCAAGAAAAGACCACGAGATTCAGAAACCTAATCCGGGTAAAATTGGGTTCTAGTCGTACCGCGAGTATTCAGCTTCACAATTACACGACAAGTAATGATATGTTTTCAAAGTACTGTGCAGTTCTGCATCCGAGCAAAAACACTTTGCAGCATTGTTGTTTTCCAGAACAACATATCAGTATCTTTATCTTCTCCGCTTTGAATGAAATTGTAGCAAAAAGTTGGCGATCGGTAAATTAGCCCACAAGAATTCAACAAATAATAATGTGAATCATAGATCCTAAACTGAACTATCTGACTACCCTTCCGGGTCAGGAATTGATGAATAATTACATCTTGCAACAGGCAATCAGTGTCCAACGAAGCTCTCAAATCCTTTTGATCTACTTGATCCCTATTCAAGCAGGCATGTCCCTGCCTTTGCTGCAACGAGCGGCTAAGAACACGAAATCCCTCGCTCCTCGAACAAGAAAAGCTACCAGTCTAGCAGTCCACGGACCCGGCGACCAAACCGACCGCAAACATAGGAAGTGGATAAAGGCTGCTCACATCGGCGTGGCGGCGAGGCGCCGGCGGAGGAGGACTCCCCGGCCACCGaagccgcgccgcccgccggccagcggcggcggcggcgcgacggctCCGCTCGCCATCCCGGACTTGCTAGCTCCTGGTCCAAGGGGGCAGGGGGTGGAGGTGCTCTccggcggcgcggcgaggggaAATGCTGGGCGCGGCGGGGTCCGGGTTGGCGGTCTACCCGGGAACCGCACCACCAACCTCGCGGCTGCTTCCCCCTCTCTGCCTTCAGCTCTCTGCTAGTAGTTGTTCTGCTCCCTCTATCCGTGTCCCTTTTTCTGTGGGCCTGACGCGTCCGGTTTGCTGGATTGGGATCTTTTTTCCGGTGGATGGCCGCCGCCTACAGCTTGTTTCGTGCGCACTAAGCGCCCACGTCTCGGCGCCGTGGCCCCGCAGCTCTACCGCGTGACTGTGTGAGTGACCACATGATTCGCCATATAGGGCATTTTGTTTACAAATAATTATAGTGCGTCTATTCATTCATCGCATTATCCTTGTGGCTGCCACATGTGCCAAGGAGAAAAGCACGGCAATATTTGTATTTTTGGTGGGGCAAGAGGGATTTGAGGGGGGCAGTTTGACACATTTGGAACAAACTCATACTGCTTTCCGGGGGAAAACAAACATACTACTTCATGGAATGCAAATTGAGGTTTATCCTTCAATTGTGCATTTGCtgtctaagagcatctacaaccggacttgcTTGATATGAGCCCATATACGTTTGCGGACGCGTCCGTGGACAACACCCAACCACTCATTTTGTTTTTGTCCGCAGCCATCCCTCGTATTCAAATCCCCCATATCCATGCAACCACATGCAACGTAGATTAACAGAACGTACATAAACGCATGGCATTCATACGACCGGACATTAATAAGTTCAACATCAAACCGGACATGGCAACTCTTTTCGCGAACACGCGAAGCTTGcgtatcttttcattgatagaagaaAAGAGAATGAGTAAAAAAAAGAAgatacaacacatgacatgaacgtAAGGAGGCGTGAGCATGGTGCCCAGAGCAGAGAGAGATAGATGGGGGTGCTTAGCTCGAACAGGGTGAAGGACACAACTAAACCACCAAAACTAAAACTAGAGGAGCAGACCAAATCAACAAGTCGAACATCTTCAAATCCAACACCTGGACACCACGAGCTAGCATgatagcgccttcaagaaggagaaCGCCGTTGTGACGCTGCCGCCATCCAATTAGAAGAACAAGACCTAGGGTTTTCCCTGATGCTCGAAGAGGGGCACGAATAAAGGCCATGGCAGCACCTCCAGGAAGGGAAATGATTCCCGCGAGTGTCGCCGCCGCCAACATCTGCAAGTCAAGCATGGATTTTGCCTGACCTGAGTCCAAGCAATCCCGGTGTTCAGTAACTTCAACTTCAAATACATAGATAGTTAAATAGCTTCATACGACATCCAACTAGATATTGGCGTGTCATGCACTGGGCCAACATGAAGTTGTCGTCAAGGGATCAACCTTGCACAAGTGCGCTTCGGTGTACTCCCACTAAATGAGGTAGCTCAACTGCCAGCCAACATGATAGAATATCTTGTCAGAAAATTTAACCGCGCCATGGACAAGACTGACGGCCCTAAAGTCCTTGATGTCCATGACCCCTTCCAACTTATATTAGCTAGCAGAGAGACAAGGTCATTATTGGGTCACAGGCAAACCACACATGTCGCTTCGGTAAAACACATCCAGGGCTCTCATGAAGTCGAACGCAGTGACGTGCCAACAAGAAGTGTAGAAACGCCCGGTGAACCCATCCGGTCCCAACACCTTATGTGGTGGCATGGCCTTAACCACCTTAAGAACCTCCTCCTTGGTGAATGGCTCGTCGAGGTGCAGTAGATCAAAACTTGGTAGATCAAGTGCCTCCAAGTTCAGAGAGTGGACGCATCATGAGGAGGAGCAGAACAGATTGGTGTAGTACTCGTCCACTCCTTTGGCAATGCTCTCCTACCCGGTTAGGATTTCTACCCAACTTTGATATGAGCGAAATGGTTGTCCTCCACAACAACAATCTCACTCCACGAACGACAAAGACATCCCGGCCATAGTGTTGTTCGTGGATGACTACGAGCTCCCTGGCACACTCGAGCTTTCGACCATGTGGGAGGAGACGGAGAAGAGAAAGAAAAGGGCAAAGAAGGAAACAAAAAGAGAGAAAGATGAACTGAGGGCAATTAACTAAGCTATTATATACATTAGGGAAAAAGAGCAACCATTTTCAGCAGGAATCCTCCCGCCAAAACTGTGTCAACCTACATGGCATGGGTCAACCGACCACCTGGCATGGTCAGACCagtttagagcatctacaactgcaGGGTGCAAATCTGGCCCCTCGAACATCCGCGAACAGTGACTGGGTGGGCCTCAAAATTGACCACTTGCAACCACATACCCTATTTTTGAAACACCTATTA
This window encodes:
- the LOC119291621 gene encoding uncharacterized protein LOC119291621 → MASGAVAPPPPLAGGRRGFGGRGVLLRRRLAATPMKDEPVVSTNGGKEEMIAHSVNVARKASIPGVSSSLSNRTTVTTPTPLHPAEPPDLRFNRLRPPIEKSDCKYTRYFGRYVAREAIMDEEYWIAAWLRAEDHYEDQSGDRYVESFKRKFASQEFHALKKRCSRQVGEKYTCFVAVKNDDVTRTVLNSVVGTVDLCVRHPLYGETYPAEPGNTPFYSRIFQPDQPKFGYLTNVCVAKYARRQGIASNMLLLAIDAARLDGAESIYIHVHKDNLPARRLYDHVGFKMVDMDGARQSSDLCLLSFSSTH